Within Syntrophus gentianae, the genomic segment TGCTTCTGAAGGAAGCGGAAAAACAGATTGCCGTCAGCCGGACGGCCGTGGTGCAGGCTGAAGAAAATTATCGGATCAATACGGAACGATACCGGGAACAGGTTTCCACCGCCACCGATGTGATTGACGCCCAGACATTGCTGACAAAGGCGAATTCGGACCACACCCAGGCCCTGAGCGATTATCAGATTTCCCTGGCCCGTCTGAAGCGGGCAATGGGCCTGGAGTATGATCAGGACTGAGGAAAAACCATGACCTGGCACCGGAAGGATACGAACCGGATTTTTTCGGACTTGAGGACGTCATCCGAGGGACTGTCCTCCGGCGAAGCCGCTGCGCGATTGAAGCAGTACGGTCCGAACGAGTTAATTGAAAAGAAGGGGAAATCGCCTTTCCGGATGTTCCTGGATCAGTTCCGGGACTTCATGATCCTGGTCCTGATTGCCGCCGCCGTTATTGCCGGCTTCATCGGAGATCTCTCCGATACGATTGCCATTGTTGTGATTGTGATCGTCAATGCAGTGATCGGCTTTGTTCAGGAATACCGGGCGGAAAAGGCCATGGAGGCCCTGAAGAAGATGGCGGCGCCTACGGCGACCGTTCTTCGGGACGGTCAGCCGGGGACAGCACCCGCTTCCGAACTCGTACCCGGGGATCTGGTCGTTCTGGAGGCGGGGAGGATTGTGCCGGCCGATATGCGTCTCATCGAGACGGCGCATCTGAAAGTGGAGGAAGCCGCCCTCACGGGAGAATCGGCGCCGGTGGAAAAATCCGCCGAGGTCTTGACGGAGGAAGAAGTCCCGCTGGGGGACAGGAAAAACATGGCCTATAAGGGCACCTTCGTGACGTACGGCCGGGGGGCCGGGATTGTGGCGGAAACGGCGATGAACACGGAGTTCGGTAAGATTGCCGCCATGCTCCAGGCAGATGAGGAAGGAAAGACGCCTCTCCAGAAACGGCTGGAAACGTTCGGCCGGAAACTCGCCCTGTCCGTCCTTGTGATCTGCGTTGTGGTCCTGGGGATCGGCCTTTTGCGGGGCGAACAGCCGCTGTTGATGCTCCTGACCGCCATCTCCCTGGCTGTCGCCGCCATTCCTGAAGCCCTGCCCGCTGTCATCACGATTGCCCTCGCTCTCGGGGCGAAGAAGCTGATCAAACTGAAGGCCCTCATCCGGAAACTCCCCGCCGTAGAAACCCTGGGGTCGGTGACCTACATCTGCTCCGACAAGACCGGCACCCTGACCTTGAATCGGATGACGGTGGAAGAGCTGTTCTTCAACGGTCGCCGTATCGCGGCGGAAGACTTTGCCGCCGGGATAGAGGAAGAGGGCGCCGCTTCTGTCTTTCTGAGCGCCCTGGCCCTGAGCAACGACGCCCAGGCGGGGAATGGGGGGGAAGTCCTGGGCGATCCGACGGAGACCGCCTTGTATCGTGTTGCGGAAAAGTCTGGATACGATAAGGCGGACCTGGAAAAAACGCACCGCCGGGTGGCGGAGATACCCTTTGATTCTGAAAGAAAGTGCATGACAACCTTCCATGAATGGGAGGGCGGACTGGTGTCATTCACCAAGGGAGCCGTCGATGTCCTGGTGGAAAAATCCAGAGACATGATGATGCCTGAGAGTCCAATGCCCATCGATCTCGGGAGAATTAAAGGACTCAACGAATCGATGGCCGCCGGCGGTATGAGGGTGCTCTGCTTCGCCATGAGGAGATGGGATCGCCTTCCCGACGACATGTCTCCGGGAAATGTTGAAAAGGAAATGACGATGATCGGTCTGGTCGGCATGATCGATCCTCCCCGGGAAGAGGCGGGAGCGGCTGTTGCTCTGTGCCGGTCGGCCGGCATCAAGACGGTGATGATCACCGGGGATCACCCCGCCACGGCTCAGGCGATCGCCCGAAAACTCGGGATACTCGATGGTGACGGTCAGGCCGTGATGACGGGAACGGAACTGGAAAAACTTTCCCTGGAGGAATTCGAGGAAAGGGTTGAGCATATCCGGGTCTATGCCCGGGTGGCTCCGGAACAGAAGCTCAAGATCGTCAAGGCGCTCCAGGACAGGGGGCAGTACGTTGCCATGACCGGCGACGGGGTGAACGACGCCCCGGCGTTGAAGCGGGCGGACATCGGCATTGCGATGGGAATCACCGGAACGGATGTTTCCAAGGAAGCGGCCTCCATGATCCTTCTCGATGACAATTTCGCCTCCATTGTAAACGCCGTTAAGGAAGGCCGGAAGATCTATGACAACATTCGAAAATTCGTCAAATACCTTCTTACGACCAACTCCGGCGAGATCTGGACCCTTTTCCTCGCGCCGGTGGTGGGGCTGCCGATTCCCCTGCTGCCCATTCAGATTCTCTGGATCAATCTCGTCACCGACGGTCTTCCCGCCTTGGCGCTGTCCCTGGAACCGGCCGAGGGAGACGTCATGAATCGCCCCCCCCGGCATCCTCAGGAAAGCATCTTTGCCGGCGGCCTTGGCTTTCATGCCATCTGGGTCGGTCTTCTGATGGCGGGGATCGTTCTTTTTCTTTTATTCTGGTCGATCCGGACGGACAATCCCCATTGGCAGACCATGGTGTTCACATTTCTCTGTCTGACCCAGTTGGGCAATGTCCTGGCCATCCGGTCGGAAAGAGAGTCGCTCTTCAAAATCGGCCTCTTCTCCAACAGTTACCTCCTCGGCGCCGTCCTGCTCACCTTTCTCCTGCAGATGGCGACGGTCTATGTGCCCGTCTTGAATCCCGTCTTCAAGACGGTGCCTCTGACCCTGGAGGAAACGCTCTTTACGGTCAGCCTGTCGTCGATCGTATTTTTTGCCGTGGAGATTGAAAAACTGGTCAAGCGGCGGAAGGGTGAAGTCAGCGTCACAGCTTGAGGAGGCGACGCGCATTTCCGCCCAGGATCAAATCCTTCTGCTCCGGGGTCAGGGGGAGCTTCCGGACGGCCTCCAGGTTCTGGGCGAGATCGGCCACGCCGGGCCAGTCCGATCCGTAAATGACCTTATGGGCGATTCTCCCCAGTTCGGGAAAGTATTTCAAGAGATTGTGAGGCGGCAGACCGGCGATTTCCAGAAAGACGTTTTTGTGCATTTTTGTGAGAAAATACGCCCGATCGTACCAGAAGCCGCGCCCCCCGTGGACCATCAAGAGCTTCAAGCGGGGGAAATCCACGGCGACATCGTCGAGGTAGAGGGGATCGCCGTACTTAAGCCGGGCGCCCTCGAACACGGAGCTTCCCGTATGGAGCATGATGGGGATTTCTCTTTCCTGGGCCACGGCATAGAGGGGATAAAGCTTGGCGTCATTGGGATAGAAATGCTGATAGGTCGGATAGAGCTTGAGGCCCCGGAAGCCGAACCGGGAAATGAGGTCCTCGAGCTTTTCCGCCGGGGCCAGGTCCGTTGCGGGATTGATGCTGGCAAAGGGGATCAGTTCCGGCCTTCCCGAACAGAACGCCGCAACGGATTCGTTGGTGCAGATTCCTGTGGTGATGGGACACAATTCCGCCATGACGACCGCATAGTCGATGCCGCTTTCCTTGAGCAGACCGACGAAGGCTTCCGGATCGCTGTATCGCGTGCGGAATTCTTCGAAATCGCATCGCTGGCCGACAATTTCCGCTATCCAGCCCAGGGCGGAAGGCTGGAAGCTTTCGTAGGTAAGGGGATGCATGTGGAAATCGATGACGACCGATTTTTCGGGCATAGTCCGATCCCTCCTCCGATTCCTTGCACCTAGTTGCCTTCATTCGGTTAGCTGCGTTGGTTTCGTCGTCGGCTCCTCGACGTATTCCATATACGACTGTGTCGCCTTCTCCTTGCCGCCTTGTTAACCCTTTGAATGCAACCTGGTTAGATGTCCCTGCTTGCCAGCAGGGATGGCTTGCCGAGTGACATCTTGAAATATTCCAGCATCAATTCCGAAAGGATCTGTTCCTTCGGGGTATTGGCATAGGCGCTTCCCTGTTTTGCCGCCGGAGCTGCGACGTTGATTTTCCGGCTTGCCAACTGCTGTCGGGCCTGCTGCAAGGTGGCATATTTGTCGTCCAGAACGTTTCGGGGCAATGCCGAAAGTTTCAGGTAAGTCGAGGCGACCTGGTTGGGAGGGGGGAGCTTCGGTGATTCCAGGACGATTTTGGTACTTCGAGCATGGCGTTGCAGCCCCTTGAGGACATGCTTCGATTCGGCGAAATTGATCCCGGACCATCCGGCGCGAATCCAGGAAAAAAAGCCGGATCGAACCGTGGACGACGAAGAGCCCGGGACGTAAACGCCCACGGAAAAATAGTCGTAGATGTAGGATTTGACCCAGCCCAGGCCGGTTTTCGCCGAGCCCGTTTCTCCCGAATAATAGTAATTCCAGTCGTCGTCATTTCCCAGGATGATGCCCTTTTTCCCCACATCGGAGATATCCGTCTGTTTTGAAACGGAGATGAGCACCTGCCGTCCTTTGTGCTTGAGAAGGATGAGCGTCTTTTTGAGATCGTATTTGTAATAAACCCCGGTGTTGAGGTCCGGTGTGATCCCCACATGTTCCAGACCGCGCAGGACGAGCGGCTGCCCGTCGTGCGCGGTGAGGTCGCAGAGACTGGAGAAATTTCTCGGATTCCCCTGGGCGTCGACCCACTGGGAATACCGGAGTGAAGAGGGACTCGTAAGGACCGATGGAATCTGTTTGTTGAAGGAATATTTCAGAAAACTGGGGAAGTCGATCCGCGTATCGAATTCATAATAGGCCCCTGCGGCATTCCGGTTTGTCGGCAGGGACGCTTCCTTGTTCGATTTGGGTCCGAGGACATAATCCACGAGGGTGGCAATGGCCTGGGAATCGAGGCCGACTCTGGGATCGATACAGAATTGGACAAGCTTCATGGCCGCGGCGGGGATGGGGTTGGAGCTGTCCGAGAGGGAAAGGGCCAGGGCGGGGTTATGCTGAAGGACGGTCAGCAGTAAAATCATTAGAACAACGCAGAACCTCTTGATGCCGGAGACCGGCCGGGGATTTCTTTTTTTCATGATCGATCTTCTTAATCGGTTAAACCGATTCCTCCTATGTTTTTTTACATACCATACTTATCGGGAAAATAGCAGGGTTGATTCTTCTGTGCGGCCCTCTCCTGCCGACGAAGCCGACACCGCCAGCCACACAAAGGCGTCCTGGCGAATATTACAGCTTTTCGACTTTGTATCCCTTCTGCCGCAGGGCCTCGAGGATTCCGTCGGGTCCCACCAGGTGGCCGACCCCGACCAGGATAAATTCCTTCTGGGGTGTCTGCGCATAGGCATCGATGAGGGGCAACCAGTTCGAATTGCGATCTGTCAGCAGCCTTTTATAGAATTTTGGTTCTTTTTTAAGGTCGGCAACCATCACATCCTCCAGCTTTCCGGTATCGCCTTTTTTCCAGGCATCGACGAGGTTTTCATAGGACTGCTTGATGGATCTCAATTCATTCAGCGTATGAGTCACAAATCCATCCTCATCCCCTTGTCCCAGTTCTGCTATAAAATCCATTTGTTCCTCAACCGTCTCCAGTCCTTCTGTAAGCTTCCCGTCCCGTTTTGCCTGGTTGTAAAAGTACAGATCAACGCCTTCCTGGGTCACCTTCAGTTTCAACAGTTCGATCGTCTCCAGCATGAAGGCAAGCATGCCCGGCTTGAAAATGTTGAGCGTTTCGATGGAAATTCCGTTGGCAGCACAGTATTCCTGCAGCGATTGATATGTCCGCGGCGAGAGGTGCTGCTCCAGTGTGGAACCATTGGTGTAGATCGTTTTCAACATTAACTTCTGCAGTGTCTCGGGCTTGTTGTACTCACCGATATCCGTTTCAAAAACAAGGAGGTCGGCTGCCCGGTAGGCCTTGTCGAATTCCGGAGGAAGGGGAAAATCCGAGGGACGCAGGATATGGCATGTGCCTCCCAGAAAGAGGATGGAATTCCCCCTTTCGATCTTCCAAACCGACGTTTCCGCAGGAGACGATGAGCAAAACAGAAAAACCAGACAAACTCCCAGAAAGATCTTTTTCATTTCCTGCTCCAGAGAGAATCCTTGAAATTATTTTAAACGAAGGGAGACCACCTGCGTTCCCCCCTGCGCCCACTTTTTTGAAAACCCCAGCTTCCTGGCGAGACCAATCATTTTATCGTTCTCACTCATGATCTGCCCATCGATTTCGTTGAGGCTCTTTTCCCTTCCGTATCCGATGATAAGATTCAGCAGTTTGGACGCCAGTCCTTTTCTCTGAAAATCATCATGGACGAGAAGGGCAAATTCCCCTGCGTTTTTGTCGGCGTCCACATGAAGGGATCCCACGGCAATGATTCTTCTTCGCCCATTTTCCGATATTTCCGCAACGATGGCCAGGTGCCGGTCGTAGTCCGTGTCGCACAAAAGAACGAGCCATTCGTGGGTGATGCGGGTCGTGGCGGAGAAGAACCTTGTCCGCAGGGTTTCTTCCGACAGACTCGAGAGAAACTCCCGTGTCAGGGGTTCATCCTCCGGCTTGATCGGCCTCAGCACGACCTCGGTTCCGTCCTTGAACTTCCAGTCCTCGACAAGATGGGTCGGGTAAGGGGAGATGATCAGATGAGGATATTTTGAGGCGTAGTTGATGCTCAGCCAGTCTTCAACAGAGGTGGTTTCAAGAACGATGCGGACATCACGGGCACAGGGCATGCCTTTGGCGATGACCAGTGGATTGATGTCGATTTCGGCAATTTCAGGAAAATCCACGAGCAGATAGGAAAAATTCACGAGGATTTCTTCAAGGGCTTCAAGGTTCGCAGGCCCTTTTCCCCGGTAGCCTTGAATCAACCTGTATGCCTTTGTTTCTTCCATCAACCGTTTGGCCAGTGTCCGGTTCAGGGGAGGCAGGCCGATGGAGAAATCCCGGATAAGGTCCGCATTGATCCCTCCCATGCCGAAAAAAATAACGGAACCGAAATCCTGATCTCTTTTGGAGCCGAGAATCAGCTTGTAATCCACGTCTTCAATCATCTTTTGAAGGGATATTCCTTCAAAAGGCAACCCCGGCGCCCGTTCTTCGATCTCTCTCATCATGCGCGTGTAGGCTTCCTCGATCTGCTCATCGGAAGAAATCCCCGTAATCACGCCACCCACGTCTTTCCTGTAGGGAATCTGCGCTGATACGACTTTAATGACGACGGGATACCCGATTTCCCTTGCCGCCCGAAGGGCCTCTTCTCGAGTGTGTACCGTCCGGGAAGGGGTTGAGGGGATGGCGTAATTGTCCAGAAACTCTGACGACTCTTGTTCGGTTAAAATCGATCTTCCCTCCGCAAGGGCCTGATGGATGATCCCTCCCAGTTTCTGTTTCGAGGGGGCCTTGCGCTCCGGCAATTCCGCCGGGGTTTCGTAGAGGAGATCAAGGTTCCTCTTGTAGTTGAACATGTTGAGGTAGGACCGGACGGCTTCCTCGGGAGTCGGATAGGTGGGGATATCGTTGGCGATGAGGAGCTCTCTGGCCTTTCTAACCTGCGCTCCCCCGATCCAGGCGGCGATGATCGGTTTTCCGGTCTTCTTCGCACTGTCGATCACCGCCCTGGCAACATCTTCCGGTCCGGCGATGTTCATGGGGGCGTAAATGACCAGAACCCCATCGACGCCCGGATCATGAAGGCAGGCGCTGATGGCCTGCGAATAGCCGGCGGTATCGGTTCGCCCGAGCACATCGACCGGATTGCCCTCGCTCCATTGGGGCGGCAGGGTGTTCTTCAAAATGCCGATGGTTTCGGGAGAAAGCCGGGCCGGTTCCCCCCCGAACTCGATCAGGGCGTCCGTCGCCATGAGGCCGGCGCCGGCGTAGGCAAACTCGAGACCGGCAGCCGTCACGATGGCCAGCCTCGGTCCCCCGGGCATTTTCTTGGAATCGAGAACTCTGGCGGTGTGAAATAAACCCGCGATGGACTTGACCCGAACAACGCCGGCCCGTTTAAACGCCGCCTCATAGACGGCATCGTTGCCGGTCAGGGGCGCCCAGGTGGAGAATTTCTCCGCTTTTGCCTTTTCGGCGAATCTTCCCGGCTTGAGGACGACAATGGGCTTCCGGAGGGCGAAGGCCCTGGCCGCGCTCATGAATTTCTTCGCGTCCCTCACACTTTCCATGTAGATCAGGATGCTCCTCGTATCCCAGTCCTCGCTGAGGAAGTCGATGAGATCCCCGAAGCCGATATCCGTCATCGAGCCGAGGGAGGCAATCATGCTGAAGCCGACATGGGCATAGCTCGCCCAGCTCAGGATCGTACTGCTGAGGGAGGCGCTTTCGGAGATGAAGGCAATGTTGCCGGGGGGAGGCGAGTCCGCGACAAAGGTGACATTGAGTCCCGCATCGGGCCGCACGAAACCGAGACAGTTCGGACCGAGAATCCGCATGGCGTATCGCTTGCGAATGTCAGAGATCTGTTGTTCCAGAAGTGCTCCCTCGGCGCCCGTTTCCCGAAATCCGGCCGAGATGATCACCGCGCCATCCACGCCGGCTTTTCCGCATTCCTCCATTAAACCAGGCACCCCTTTCGCCGGGGTGGCGATCACCGCGAGATCGACGTGTTTGGGGACGCTGCCGATATCAGGATAGCTTTTGAGGTTAAGCAGGGTCTCCTTGTTCGGATTGATGGGAAAGATCTTCCTGTCTTTCGCCTTGAGAAGGTTGGTCAGGATGATCTGGCCGACCGAACCCTGCCGGTCCGATGCGCCAATCAGGGCGATGCTTTTTGGATCAAAGACACTGGAAAGGGTTGCCATCTGCTGCCTCTGTTTACCTTTGCAGAGACTGAGCTTGTCAGCTTCTGTCTTTAGATGGGGCTCCGTACGAGCGAATGGTTTTTCTACCGCCAGCTTGGTCCGCCGCGGGTTGTTGAGAAAAAGATTGGATGAATTCTATTGAAGAACTCTGAAGTTCGCAAATTCTTTTTTTCTCGTCCAGAGAGACCCGTCCAACTTGAGGTAGTAATGCCAACGGATTGGTGCTATTCAGTATCTTTGTTCTGTTGATTTTCGGGGATCTTGTGGGAGAAAGAAGCGATGAAACCCTTTCGTATCGAAACGGAGTTCGAACCCCGGGGAGATCAGCCCCAGGCGGTTGAGAAACTGGTTGAAGGGGTGCGGCGGGGGCTGCCTCATCAGGTTCTGATGGGGGTCACGGGATCGGGTAAAACCTTTACCGTTGCCAAGGTGATCGAGGCCGTGCAGAAGCCCACACTCGTCATCGCCCACAACAAAACCCTGGCCGCCCAGCTCTACGGGGAGTTCAAGGGTCTCTTCCCCGGGAATGCCGTCGAATACTTCGTCAGTTACTACGATTATTATCAGCCCGAGGCCTACATCCCCAGCACGGACACCTACATCGAGAAGGATTCCTCGATCAACGACGATATCGACAAGCTGCGCCATTCGGCGACCCATTCCCTTCTGGAGCGCCGGGATGTCATCATCGTGGCCAGCGTTTCCTGCATCTACGGTCTGGGTTCTCCCGAGGCTTACCAGGGCCTGCTCCTGGAACTGGAAACCGGCATGGACCTGTCCCGGGAAACGATGCTGCGGAGGCTGGTCGATATTCAATACGAACGGAACGACGTGGACTTTCACCGGGGGACCTTCCGCGTCCGGGGCGATGTGGTGGAGGTTTTTCCCCCTTACGAAGAGGAGCGGGCGATCCGGGTGGAATTTTTCGGCGATACCGTGGATGCCCTGTCCTTCGTCGATCCCCTGCGGGGCCGGAAACTGCAGGTCCTGGAGCGGATCGCCGTCTATCCGGGGAGCCACTATGTGACCACCCGGGACAACCTCAACCGGGCCATTGCCGCAATCCGGGAGGAACTGCAGGAGCGGCTGGCGGAATTGCGGGCTGAAGACAAGCTGCTGGAGGTCCAGCGCCTGGAACAGCGGACCAACTTCGACATCGAGATGATGGAGGAGATGGGGTACTGCCAGGGGATCGAGAATTACTCCCGTCATCTCACCGGCCGGGCCCCCGGTGAACCGCCGCCCACCCTGGTGGAGTATCTGCCGAAGGACGCCCTGATTGTGCTGGACGAGAGTCACGTCACGGTCCCCCAGCTGATCGGGATGTACCGGGGCGACCGGTCGAGAAAGGAAACCCTCGTCAAGTTCGGGTTCCGCCTTCCCTCCGCCCTGGACAACCGTCCGTTGAGATTCGAGGAATACGAAAAATTCCCTCAGCAGCGGCTCTACATCTCGGCGACGCCCGCGGCCTATGAACTGGAAA encodes:
- the uvrB gene encoding excinuclease ABC subunit UvrB — encoded protein: MKPFRIETEFEPRGDQPQAVEKLVEGVRRGLPHQVLMGVTGSGKTFTVAKVIEAVQKPTLVIAHNKTLAAQLYGEFKGLFPGNAVEYFVSYYDYYQPEAYIPSTDTYIEKDSSINDDIDKLRHSATHSLLERRDVIIVASVSCIYGLGSPEAYQGLLLELETGMDLSRETMLRRLVDIQYERNDVDFHRGTFRVRGDVVEVFPPYEEERAIRVEFFGDTVDALSFVDPLRGRKLQVLERIAVYPGSHYVTTRDNLNRAIAAIREELQERLAELRAEDKLLEVQRLEQRTNFDIEMMEEMGYCQGIENYSRHLTGRAPGEPPPTLVEYLPKDALIVLDESHVTVPQLIGMYRGDRSRKETLVKFGFRLPSALDNRPLRFEEYEKFPQQRLYISATPAAYELEKAGRRVVEQIIRPTGLMDPEIIVRPVSGQVDDLLVEIRRRVEKKERVLVTTLTKRMAENLSTYYEGLGVKVKYLHSDVQTLERVGILRDLRLGEFDVLVGVNLLREGLDIPEVSLVAILDADKEGFLRSERSLIQTSGRAARNVAGQVIMYADTITRSISACLRETERRRALQDQYNREHSITPESIRKSIDNILSSIYEADYASVPVVAEEKAAYLSDADLEKTIRRLKAEMKEAAKGLEFEKAAHLRDEIKALTDLKLEMGK
- a CDS encoding amidohydrolase family protein gives rise to the protein MPEKSVVIDFHMHPLTYESFQPSALGWIAEIVGQRCDFEEFRTRYSDPEAFVGLLKESGIDYAVVMAELCPITTGICTNESVAAFCSGRPELIPFASINPATDLAPAEKLEDLISRFGFRGLKLYPTYQHFYPNDAKLYPLYAVAQEREIPIMLHTGSSVFEGARLKYGDPLYLDDVAVDFPRLKLLMVHGGRGFWYDRAYFLTKMHKNVFLEIAGLPPHNLLKYFPELGRIAHKVIYGSDWPGVADLAQNLEAVRKLPLTPEQKDLILGGNARRLLKL
- a CDS encoding cation-translocating P-type ATPase, with the translated sequence MTWHRKDTNRIFSDLRTSSEGLSSGEAAARLKQYGPNELIEKKGKSPFRMFLDQFRDFMILVLIAAAVIAGFIGDLSDTIAIVVIVIVNAVIGFVQEYRAEKAMEALKKMAAPTATVLRDGQPGTAPASELVPGDLVVLEAGRIVPADMRLIETAHLKVEEAALTGESAPVEKSAEVLTEEEVPLGDRKNMAYKGTFVTYGRGAGIVAETAMNTEFGKIAAMLQADEEGKTPLQKRLETFGRKLALSVLVICVVVLGIGLLRGEQPLLMLLTAISLAVAAIPEALPAVITIALALGAKKLIKLKALIRKLPAVETLGSVTYICSDKTGTLTLNRMTVEELFFNGRRIAAEDFAAGIEEEGAASVFLSALALSNDAQAGNGGEVLGDPTETALYRVAEKSGYDKADLEKTHRRVAEIPFDSERKCMTTFHEWEGGLVSFTKGAVDVLVEKSRDMMMPESPMPIDLGRIKGLNESMAAGGMRVLCFAMRRWDRLPDDMSPGNVEKEMTMIGLVGMIDPPREEAGAAVALCRSAGIKTVMITGDHPATAQAIARKLGILDGDGQAVMTGTELEKLSLEEFEERVEHIRVYARVAPEQKLKIVKALQDRGQYVAMTGDGVNDAPALKRADIGIAMGITGTDVSKEAASMILLDDNFASIVNAVKEGRKIYDNIRKFVKYLLTTNSGEIWTLFLAPVVGLPIPLLPIQILWINLVTDGLPALALSLEPAEGDVMNRPPRHPQESIFAGGLGFHAIWVGLLMAGIVLFLLFWSIRTDNPHWQTMVFTFLCLTQLGNVLAIRSERESLFKIGLFSNSYLLGAVLLTFLLQMATVYVPVLNPVFKTVPLTLEETLFTVSLSSIVFFAVEIEKLVKRRKGEVSVTA
- a CDS encoding bifunctional acetate--CoA ligase family protein/GNAT family N-acetyltransferase, giving the protein MATLSSVFDPKSIALIGASDRQGSVGQIILTNLLKAKDRKIFPINPNKETLLNLKSYPDIGSVPKHVDLAVIATPAKGVPGLMEECGKAGVDGAVIISAGFRETGAEGALLEQQISDIRKRYAMRILGPNCLGFVRPDAGLNVTFVADSPPPGNIAFISESASLSSTILSWASYAHVGFSMIASLGSMTDIGFGDLIDFLSEDWDTRSILIYMESVRDAKKFMSAARAFALRKPIVVLKPGRFAEKAKAEKFSTWAPLTGNDAVYEAAFKRAGVVRVKSIAGLFHTARVLDSKKMPGGPRLAIVTAAGLEFAYAGAGLMATDALIEFGGEPARLSPETIGILKNTLPPQWSEGNPVDVLGRTDTAGYSQAISACLHDPGVDGVLVIYAPMNIAGPEDVARAVIDSAKKTGKPIIAAWIGGAQVRKARELLIANDIPTYPTPEEAVRSYLNMFNYKRNLDLLYETPAELPERKAPSKQKLGGIIHQALAEGRSILTEQESSEFLDNYAIPSTPSRTVHTREEALRAAREIGYPVVIKVVSAQIPYRKDVGGVITGISSDEQIEEAYTRMMREIEERAPGLPFEGISLQKMIEDVDYKLILGSKRDQDFGSVIFFGMGGINADLIRDFSIGLPPLNRTLAKRLMEETKAYRLIQGYRGKGPANLEALEEILVNFSYLLVDFPEIAEIDINPLVIAKGMPCARDVRIVLETTSVEDWLSINYASKYPHLIISPYPTHLVEDWKFKDGTEVVLRPIKPEDEPLTREFLSSLSEETLRTRFFSATTRITHEWLVLLCDTDYDRHLAIVAEISENGRRRIIAVGSLHVDADKNAGEFALLVHDDFQRKGLASKLLNLIIGYGREKSLNEIDGQIMSENDKMIGLARKLGFSKKWAQGGTQVVSLRLK
- a CDS encoding TraB/GumN family protein, with amino-acid sequence MKKIFLGVCLVFLFCSSSPAETSVWKIERGNSILFLGGTCHILRPSDFPLPPEFDKAYRAADLLVFETDIGEYNKPETLQKLMLKTIYTNGSTLEQHLSPRTYQSLQEYCAANGISIETLNIFKPGMLAFMLETIELLKLKVTQEGVDLYFYNQAKRDGKLTEGLETVEEQMDFIAELGQGDEDGFVTHTLNELRSIKQSYENLVDAWKKGDTGKLEDVMVADLKKEPKFYKRLLTDRNSNWLPLIDAYAQTPQKEFILVGVGHLVGPDGILEALRQKGYKVEKL